A stretch of Paenibacillus mucilaginosus 3016 DNA encodes these proteins:
- a CDS encoding extracellular solute-binding protein, translating to MKTQRFKQISAFCALTLAASVFAGCANKTDGGAAAGDAAADTGPVKITMMANLQTPEVPSDKLEKLIEEKTNSQLEISWIPDGSYDEKFQASFATGTLPQVVYLKNQASFILMRDAMKDGQFWEIGPLLKDYPNLKSLNQETLKNTAVAGKIYTLYQERQPSRTGIIYRKDWADKLGLAAPQTADDIYNMLKKFKETDAAGKGNTIPLSDRNDLVYGAFKTVSMYFGTPNNWGVVDGKLVPEFETKGYLDTMKFFQKLHKEGLINQDFPVTSKTDQQNLMYSGKSGMYIGTMGDVKTMQEKTVKNVPDAMYDVTNEIKGVDGKNVSWGLSGYGTVVVFPKSAIKTENELKRILGVMDKFYSPEVADLLKYGIENEHYSLKDGKVQPVQDPKLIEKEVRPYLNLALYETTNVKPALFSMPSHEKANTLSNAAEKFMVQDPTAALDSPTYNSTGSRLQDIIKDATYQFILGKIDEAGFKAAVDKWKKDGGQKIIDEYNAQYNNAGK from the coding sequence ATGAAGACACAGCGTTTCAAACAAATCAGTGCATTCTGTGCGCTTACGTTAGCAGCTTCGGTATTCGCCGGCTGCGCGAATAAAACGGACGGGGGCGCCGCGGCAGGCGATGCGGCAGCCGATACGGGTCCGGTTAAGATTACGATGATGGCGAACCTGCAGACACCGGAGGTTCCTTCGGATAAGCTCGAAAAGCTGATTGAGGAGAAGACGAACTCCCAGCTCGAAATCTCGTGGATTCCGGACGGTTCCTACGATGAGAAGTTCCAGGCTTCCTTCGCCACGGGCACACTGCCTCAGGTGGTTTATTTGAAGAACCAGGCTTCCTTCATTCTGATGAGAGACGCCATGAAGGACGGCCAGTTCTGGGAGATCGGTCCGCTGCTGAAGGATTATCCGAACCTGAAAAGCCTGAACCAGGAGACGCTGAAGAATACGGCGGTCGCCGGCAAGATCTACACGCTGTATCAGGAGCGCCAACCTTCGCGTACCGGTATTATTTATCGTAAAGACTGGGCGGACAAGCTCGGCCTGGCAGCACCTCAGACCGCAGATGATATCTACAACATGCTGAAGAAGTTCAAAGAAACGGACGCAGCAGGCAAAGGAAACACCATCCCTCTGTCCGACCGTAACGATCTTGTATATGGTGCGTTCAAAACCGTCTCCATGTATTTCGGAACACCGAACAACTGGGGTGTGGTCGACGGCAAGCTCGTGCCTGAATTCGAGACGAAGGGCTACCTCGACACGATGAAGTTCTTCCAGAAGCTCCATAAGGAAGGTCTCATCAACCAAGACTTCCCTGTAACGAGCAAGACGGACCAGCAGAACCTGATGTACTCGGGCAAATCGGGCATGTATATCGGAACGATGGGCGACGTCAAGACGATGCAGGAGAAGACCGTCAAGAACGTACCGGATGCAATGTACGATGTAACGAATGAAATTAAAGGCGTGGACGGCAAAAATGTTTCCTGGGGTCTCTCCGGCTACGGCACGGTAGTGGTGTTCCCTAAATCCGCGATCAAGACGGAGAACGAGCTGAAGCGGATTCTCGGGGTCATGGACAAGTTCTATTCTCCGGAAGTGGCGGACCTGCTGAAGTATGGTATTGAGAACGAGCACTACTCCTTGAAGGACGGCAAAGTACAGCCGGTACAAGATCCGAAGCTGATCGAGAAGGAAGTCAGACCTTACCTGAACCTGGCTCTGTATGAAACGACGAACGTGAAGCCTGCTCTCTTCTCTATGCCTTCTCACGAGAAAGCAAACACCCTGTCGAACGCTGCAGAGAAGTTCATGGTGCAGGACCCTACGGCAGCCCTGGATTCCCCGACGTACAATTCGACGGGAAGCAGACTGCAGGATATCATCAAGGATGCTACTTACCAGTTCATCTTGGGCAAAATCGACGAAGCCGGCTTCAAGGCGGCAGTCGACAAGTGGAAGAAGGATGGCGGTCAGAAGATCATCGACGAGTATAACGCACAATACAACAACGCCGGCAAGTAA
- a CDS encoding cache domain-containing sensor histidine kinase, with product MRLVQRITSSLRAKLLTIFVLLTMIPLIGEGLISYMKSYQTVSEHSTAANALIAEGLRRDIDILFQDTTSFLQIRKSPPVLRFLTAQSETYEDAKEILHTFELYRETYKLGGQIVNISMVNTYGKGISEKKGVFQMDADPLKNPHFLTLLNNPEQTLIIPPQAARPEDRMDGSDYEGRRVISIAKAVTQRVTHEIIGFILIDMDDRTVENFCNTTLIGETGFFYVVDEQGNPIFLPSRVEGLDPAALTFAADTDKGSRTDRSAGEPLFYVHTRSEMTGWSIVGRAPLKEIMRDADEIKSLTLYSVLFNILFTVSLYFFLTNRLIRPVQYLKNKMRQAASGNLDAKARNTGTDEIADLGHSFNIMLGQIKQLLERSLKEQEQIKKAELRTLQAQINPHFLYNTLESIMWMAETRKHDEVIALVKALSQFFRITLSKGRDQIHIKSELDHIENYLVIQRMRYRDILDYEVDLPEELNPYPIVKMSLQPLVENALYHGIKNKRGRGLIRITGGFTPDGDIRIEVRDNGAGIPGARLAQLQEQLAHGQSAAALEADASSSGGFGLLNVHQRIRLHYGSPYGVSIESEYGVGSCISVRIPAAWR from the coding sequence ATGAGACTTGTCCAGCGCATTACCTCCAGCCTGAGGGCCAAGCTGCTTACCATCTTCGTGCTGCTGACCATGATTCCCCTGATCGGGGAAGGACTCATCTCTTATATGAAGTCATACCAGACCGTATCCGAGCACAGCACGGCGGCGAATGCTCTGATTGCGGAAGGACTGCGCCGCGATATTGATATTTTGTTCCAGGATACGACAAGCTTCCTGCAGATCCGCAAGAGTCCGCCGGTGCTCCGCTTCCTGACCGCCCAGAGCGAGACGTACGAGGACGCCAAGGAAATTCTGCATACCTTCGAGCTCTACCGGGAGACCTACAAGCTGGGAGGGCAGATCGTCAACATCTCGATGGTGAACACCTACGGCAAAGGAATCTCCGAGAAAAAAGGGGTCTTCCAGATGGACGCCGATCCGCTGAAGAACCCTCACTTCCTGACGCTGTTGAACAATCCAGAGCAGACGCTGATCATTCCTCCGCAGGCGGCGAGGCCGGAGGACCGGATGGACGGCTCCGATTATGAGGGGCGCCGGGTTATCTCCATCGCCAAGGCGGTCACCCAGCGGGTGACTCATGAGATCATCGGCTTCATCCTGATCGATATGGATGACCGGACGGTCGAGAACTTCTGCAATACGACGCTGATCGGGGAGACCGGCTTCTTCTATGTCGTGGATGAACAGGGCAATCCGATCTTCCTTCCCTCCCGTGTGGAGGGCCTCGATCCTGCGGCTCTGACCTTCGCGGCGGATACGGACAAAGGCAGTCGGACGGACCGGTCCGCCGGCGAGCCGCTCTTTTATGTGCATACGCGTTCCGAGATGACGGGATGGAGCATCGTAGGAAGAGCACCGCTGAAGGAAATCATGCGGGATGCGGACGAGATCAAGAGCCTGACCCTGTATTCCGTGCTCTTCAATATCCTGTTCACCGTCTCCCTGTATTTCTTCCTGACGAACCGGCTCATCCGCCCCGTTCAGTACCTCAAGAACAAGATGCGCCAGGCCGCCTCGGGCAACCTGGATGCGAAGGCCCGCAATACCGGCACCGACGAGATCGCGGACCTCGGGCATTCCTTCAATATTATGCTCGGCCAGATCAAGCAGCTGCTGGAGCGCAGCCTGAAGGAGCAGGAGCAGATCAAGAAGGCCGAGCTGCGGACGCTGCAGGCGCAGATCAACCCGCATTTTCTCTACAACACGCTCGAGTCGATCATGTGGATGGCCGAGACCCGCAAGCATGACGAAGTGATCGCCCTCGTGAAGGCGCTCTCGCAGTTCTTCCGCATCACGCTCAGCAAGGGGCGCGACCAGATTCATATCAAGAGCGAGCTCGACCATATCGAGAACTATCTCGTGATCCAGCGCATGCGCTACCGCGACATTCTCGACTATGAAGTCGACCTGCCCGAAGAGCTGAACCCCTACCCCATCGTCAAAATGTCCCTTCAGCCGCTCGTCGAGAACGCCCTGTACCACGGCATCAAGAACAAGCGCGGCCGTGGCCTGATCCGGATCACCGGCGGCTTCACGCCGGACGGCGACATCCGCATCGAGGTACGGGATAACGGCGCGGGCATACCCGGGGCCCGGCTGGCACAGCTGCAGGAGCAGCTCGCCCACGGCCAGAGCGCAGCCGCCCTTGAAGCGGACGCCTCTTCGTCCGGCGGATTCGGGCTGCTCAATGTGCATCAGCGCATCCGTCTGCACTACGGCTCCCCTTACGGCGTCAGCATTGAAAGCGAATACGGCGTCGGATCCTGCATCTCGGTGCGGATTCCAGCCGCTTGGAGGTAA
- a CDS encoding glucosaminidase domain-containing protein, whose amino-acid sequence MKPQEFFSLLGPAAAAEQIEHGVLASITLAQAALESGYGAYAEGNNLFGIKAKGSANSANQTTREYINGDGGRSSTASASTAAGRRASGTTANFC is encoded by the coding sequence ATGAAACCTCAGGAGTTCTTCAGCCTGCTCGGTCCGGCCGCCGCGGCGGAGCAGATCGAGCACGGTGTATTGGCCTCGATCACCCTGGCCCAAGCCGCTCTCGAAAGCGGCTATGGCGCCTACGCCGAAGGGAACAACCTGTTCGGGATCAAAGCCAAGGGCTCTGCGAACAGCGCCAACCAGACGACCCGCGAGTACATTAACGGGGATGGCGGCAGATCGTCGACAGCTTCCGCGTCTACGGCAGCTGGGCGGAGAGCATCCGGGACCACAGCGAATTTCTGCTGA
- a CDS encoding response regulator yields MKKVFLVDDEIVIREGIRDRIAWNEEGFEYCGDAPDGELALPLIEETKPDIVITDIKMPFMDGLELSRIIRERFPSIKIIILSGHDEFEYAREALRTGVTEYCLKPVSSADLIKLLQDVSALIDREEREREEMERLKRRVSDGVRHSREKLLSDLCSGLVTTSEAMQTAAKLQLNLVSKCYAVVLSEQECMADAPEAEEVCRRLEELMHGRFGETASYLSFKRSKKETVWILQGDSAAQLQDLGEKLLKPLAEEAHTALSSRVRFGLGSIQDRLQGLYPSFQEAEESLKRQLLPGSPQGPGGDWQGGGEAGGPLRYLDRSPLIRFLKLGSPAAVPSFVREYAACLSEWDGSRSFYYYYLLHDMTATVSQLAKESYPEHERIEDMLQALQSQVGLIQRADEAYRYLEGMIGAFLQVRDGNADKYSGLIRRVKDYMHANYGQSELSLQHIAEHVRMSPSYISSVFSSETGQTITEYLTGLRIGKAMELLRSTHAKSYEIAYQVGYQDSHYFSNLFKKSTGMTTREFRRNQAQSGHPDEGEERHAALS; encoded by the coding sequence ATGAAGAAAGTATTTCTGGTGGATGATGAGATTGTGATCCGGGAAGGGATCCGGGACCGCATCGCCTGGAACGAGGAGGGCTTCGAATACTGCGGCGATGCCCCGGACGGAGAGCTGGCCCTTCCCCTGATCGAAGAGACGAAGCCGGATATTGTCATTACCGACATCAAGATGCCGTTCATGGACGGCCTGGAGCTCAGCCGCATCATCCGCGAACGGTTTCCTTCCATCAAGATCATCATCTTGAGCGGCCATGACGAGTTCGAATATGCCCGCGAGGCCCTGCGGACCGGGGTGACCGAATACTGCCTGAAGCCCGTCTCCTCCGCCGATCTCATCAAGCTGCTGCAGGATGTGAGCGCCCTCATCGACCGGGAGGAGCGGGAGCGCGAAGAGATGGAGCGCCTGAAGCGGCGCGTCAGCGACGGGGTGCGGCACAGCCGGGAGAAGCTGCTCAGCGACCTGTGCAGCGGCCTCGTCACCACCTCGGAGGCGATGCAGACGGCAGCGAAGCTGCAGCTGAATCTCGTCTCGAAGTGCTACGCGGTGGTGCTCAGCGAGCAGGAGTGTATGGCCGATGCCCCGGAGGCCGAAGAGGTCTGCCGCAGGCTCGAGGAGCTGATGCACGGCCGGTTCGGCGAGACCGCCTCCTATCTCTCCTTCAAGCGCAGCAAGAAGGAGACGGTCTGGATTCTCCAGGGCGACAGCGCCGCCCAGCTGCAGGATCTTGGGGAGAAGCTGCTGAAGCCGCTTGCCGAGGAGGCGCACACCGCACTCTCGAGCCGGGTCCGCTTCGGGCTCGGGAGCATCCAGGACCGGCTGCAGGGGCTGTACCCCTCCTTCCAGGAAGCGGAGGAAAGCCTGAAGCGCCAGCTTCTTCCCGGCAGCCCGCAGGGCCCGGGGGGCGATTGGCAGGGAGGCGGCGAAGCGGGAGGCCCGCTACGCTATCTGGACCGGAGCCCGCTGATCCGCTTCCTGAAGCTCGGCTCCCCCGCGGCTGTCCCTTCCTTCGTGCGGGAGTATGCCGCCTGCCTGTCGGAGTGGGACGGCAGCCGTTCCTTCTACTATTACTATCTGCTCCACGATATGACGGCGACCGTCTCCCAGCTTGCCAAGGAAAGCTACCCGGAGCATGAGCGGATCGAAGACATGCTCCAGGCGCTGCAGAGCCAGGTAGGCCTCATCCAGCGGGCGGACGAAGCCTACCGCTACCTTGAAGGCATGATCGGCGCCTTCCTGCAGGTGCGCGACGGCAACGCCGACAAGTACAGCGGGCTGATCCGCCGGGTGAAGGACTATATGCATGCGAACTACGGCCAGTCCGAGCTCTCCCTGCAGCATATCGCCGAGCACGTCCGCATGAGCCCGAGCTACATCTCCTCGGTGTTCAGCAGCGAGACCGGGCAGACGATCACGGAATACCTGACGGGCCTGCGCATCGGCAAAGCGATGGAGCTGCTGCGTTCCACGCATGCCAAGTCCTACGAGATCGCCTATCAGGTAGGCTACCAGGACTCCCACTATTTCTCGAACCTGTTCAAGAAGTCGACCGGCATGACCACCAGGGAATTCCGCCGCAACCAGGCCCAGAGCGGCCATCCGGATGAGGGGGAAGAACGGCATGCCGCTCTCTCGTAA
- a CDS encoding sugar ABC transporter substrate-binding protein: protein MPLSRKLGLILALAAGMTLVLVSCRGLWPGTGESPLPGTGEPKVQASEPKTFAILYPMSHPYFEWITESTEAAAKEMGVKLLVKAPDEAHLEQQIRMLEMMIKQKVDGIAIDPVDAETLTPYIDKAVEAGIPVVCFDSDAPVSRRLAFIGSDNTQAGRQMGAVIDKMLKGRGMIFIGTGMESMLSQQQRLRGLLDYLHEHTGIQVLEIRANEGSEDLAVAQLEEMIEAHPHFDAFIGLDSVSGPASILVWKAMGLHRTAATFDLTPKIIEGIKNGQVSAALSRQEHTWGRLIVRRLLQASQGLAIPEFEETGTVVVTPENVRDTDGWR from the coding sequence ATGCCGCTCTCTCGTAAGCTCGGTCTGATCCTGGCGCTGGCCGCCGGCATGACCCTGGTGCTCGTCTCCTGCCGCGGGCTCTGGCCCGGGACCGGCGAATCGCCGCTGCCAGGGACCGGCGAGCCGAAGGTGCAGGCAAGCGAGCCCAAGACCTTCGCCATCCTCTATCCGATGAGCCATCCCTACTTCGAATGGATCACGGAGAGCACCGAGGCGGCGGCCAAGGAGATGGGCGTCAAGCTGCTTGTGAAGGCGCCGGATGAAGCCCACCTCGAGCAGCAGATCCGCATGCTGGAGATGATGATCAAACAGAAGGTCGACGGCATCGCAATCGATCCCGTGGATGCCGAGACCCTGACGCCCTACATCGACAAGGCGGTCGAGGCCGGAATCCCCGTCGTCTGCTTCGACTCGGATGCGCCGGTCAGCCGCCGGCTCGCCTTCATCGGCAGTGACAACACGCAGGCCGGACGGCAGATGGGCGCGGTGATCGACAAGATGCTGAAGGGCCGCGGCATGATCTTCATCGGCACCGGGATGGAGAGCATGCTCAGCCAGCAGCAGCGCCTGCGCGGCCTGCTTGATTACCTGCATGAGCACACGGGCATCCAGGTCCTGGAGATCCGCGCCAACGAAGGCTCCGAGGACCTGGCTGTTGCGCAGCTCGAAGAGATGATCGAGGCGCATCCGCACTTCGATGCCTTCATCGGCCTCGATTCGGTCTCGGGACCGGCATCGATTCTTGTGTGGAAGGCCATGGGCCTGCACCGTACGGCCGCCACCTTCGACCTCACGCCGAAGATCATTGAAGGCATCAAGAACGGGCAGGTATCGGCCGCGCTCTCCCGCCAGGAGCATACGTGGGGACGCCTCATCGTTAGGCGCCTGCTGCAGGCAAGCCAGGGGCTCGCCATCCCTGAATTCGAAGAAACGGGCACCGTCGTCGTCACCCCCGAGAATGTCCGGGATACGGACGGGTGGCGCTAA